The genomic region tatatatatattatatatatatatatatatatatatatatatatatatatatatatatatatatatatatatatatatacatacatatatatatacatatatatatatatatatatatatatatatatatatatatatatatatatatgtacacgcatatttatatatatgtgtatatacatcattatcattataattatcattatcatgatttttgttatcatcattattattatcattatcactattattattatcactatcattatcatcattatcattattattgttattatttttttctattattatttttattatcatcatcatgaattaccattattactatcatcattattatcatttttatcattgtttttattattatcatcattattattattatgaatattattatcatcattattattattattatcataattattattatctttttattattattattattatcatcatcatcatcattagtgttgttatcatttttatcattatcattatcgttgttattactgttactattgtagtaattgctattattattgccgttgttatcattgttatttttatcattactatcacgtatgatcattattatcatcattatcatcattatcattattattatcattatcattattattgtcattattattgttattattattattgttattattattattattattactattattattattattattattattattattattattattatcatcatcattattattattgttatcattactattattattattattattattattattattattattattattattattattattattattattattattattattattactatcattattattattattattactactattattattattatcattattattactattcttattattattactattattatcatcattatcattattgttattactattattgttgctgtcttcattattttcatcattaatgatattgttattattgcgattatattcactatcactgtcatcataattcttatcattgttgttgttgtcatcgttgttatcatcgttatcaatgttattactaatatcatcatttatcattgttaataatggtattatttttatcatgagtgttattgttgttgttatcattgtcattgttatcactaatatcattaatattgttaatttcattgttattactatcattacattattatcattatcattaatactcttattgttactgttgttgctgctattgctattgtttattacttatatcataatgattatcattattcttattattattatggttaaagttattattattattatttgcagtaGCACTATTACATGTCATGACAGAAATCGGATATGTCTATGATACGTTTGAGATCTGTTATTGTTctatttagtgttattattatcattatcattattgttattgctattattatcatcatcataatcctcacagttttcataatcattatcatcgttaattttCATGTACATAATCAATATTAGTTTTAATGTCACGTTTAGCGAAGGATCCCGATGAAATCTAGATGAAACAAGCTGCGAAATTAATTATAAATCTATAATTGATTAATTACGAATTTGATCAAGTTAAAGATTACACTTTATTTCTATGAATTTGTCATAAATAACTGAATTACTATTTTCGGTGTTCAAGTTCATAAGGCTCTGTAATTTGAACACTCGAAAGCCATATTTCATAAACTGAATCCTGCGATATATTTCCGGAATtcgttaaaaagaaataaaaaccgcGAACCAAAATGGTTATTGGTTCTATCCGAAAAACTTTATTATAAACAGATCATGTTGTATTGTTTACTGGTAGTCACGTCTCGGCACGCTTGGCTTCTGAAGCTAAAAGTCGTGGCCGCGAGAGCCAATCACCTTCGAGCCCGTGAAATTCCTTTAGCCAATCAGTGTCTTCGGAGGAGCGGAGATAATCGGCGCCCCGCCCACTATCTTCGTCTCGACCGCGCGATTGGCCACTCGTGCCGCGCGAGGCCCGCTACAGGCTCCCGACGGGAACGGAGGGCGGAGCCAAGGAAGGAGGCGGGGACGGAAGATGTCACGAACGAGAGTGCCAACTATTAATCAGTTTACGGCCAGGCCTTGAGTGCATAAGACGTGGGACTTAAGTGTGTACTCAGAGCGGTCGTGCAGCGAGGAAAATTCCGTTTCTCGTTTCTGTTTCGCCTGAAATTCCTAATCACAAGTATGAACTGACGTCGGCGAGCGAAACGGTTCCTGCCTTAGACGAATTAACTGCAATCTCCTTCGATCAGAGTGCCAGCGGATATCAGGAAGGTAAGGTATCGCCAGAAAAATCATCGCACATTGATAATGTCATGATTTCTATATGACATCAAATAATAGTTTTTAATTGAATGGTGCGTATGTGTATTCATCAGCTCAATGTTTCATTTATaagtatcattaacgttattatagcCATCATCCCTTATTATCGTCATACGaatactcattatttttattatcaccagtatcattgtCGTTAGTgctatcataattaccaatatgtgcgataatgatttttatcaccattactctcgtgtattatcatccatattcatatcttcattattgttcttagcatcattaccatcagGATCAACAACATAATTgtacttgttatcatcatcctcagtaTTACAGTCAGTCTCAttaaggtcatcatcatcatcattattctagcaCCTGCTTCGGTTGTCGCCAAACTGTTGCAAAATGTTATCGctcatctttatcattcattCGTATTGTTGTAATAATCAGAATGAATAACAGATCGAATAATGAAAGGATATATTCTTTTTCGAATATTAACAATGTCTTTCCTAGTAACTTACCTGATTTCATGTTCCTCCAGATTATTCTCGCATTTATTCGAATCGCAGTTAAAGCATGTAGGCCTATTCATTTCTGTTCAGTGAGTGCGGTAAATAACCTACAGCCATTTTAATGTATTCTATATTTTACATCCTTTATCATACATTCTACGTATCGAATGTCAATTGAATATCACCAGGGCTGTTGCTTTTGGTTTCCGGCGCTTCCGCTGTTCCATCTGTTTTTTAggatttttgcttttcttcttttacttgagTTTTGGTTCGACATTTTGCCTTCAGCGCCTCCGAGGCTGTGGCTATATAACTGTGCTCTTGtatgcatggatagatagatagatatatagatagattagctgatgaatatatttagatatatgtataaatgaatatgtgtatgtgtatatgcatatatatatatatatatatatatatatatatatatatatatatatatgtatgtatgtatgtatgtatgtatgtatgtatgaatgtatgtatgtatgtgtatacaccaaAATAtgtgacaggaacaacgaagggaaggacaagaaaacacacgaatatgccgaaggccttttcgctaatgcttcgtcagggcatacattatgcctaataacacacacacacacacacacacacacacacacacacacacacacacacacacacacacacatatatatatatatatatatatatatatatatatatatatatatatatatatatatatatatatatatatatatatatatatatatatatattgaggaagGTGCTTGTGTACGGAGGTCTTGTGCGTGTTTGATTACATGATTATAggtttgtctgtatctatatttatattttttctctatctatctatctatcgatctacctatctctgtcaatctacctatctctatctatctatctatccatccatctgtttatctctatctgtccctctatccATACTCGCAATATAGAATAGAAAAATGGCCGCCCAGAGCAAACAGATCAGCCAAGCGTCTTCCTGGCGAGGAGCAGcgtgcccccttccctccgctgCCGTCGCCGCCGTGCCATAGCTTAGCCGGCGACGGAAGAGCCGCAGACCGCCGTTCCGCAGCCGCCGTTCCCGTCTCCGCCCCGAACGCCTTGCTATGTGCTCCGCCGGCCTGCGTCAGGCGGTCTTATCTCTCGCCGTTCGACGGAGCTTAGTTAAGAGGAAAGGAGTTGGCTttttgggacacacacacacgcgcgggggCCACACGCACCGCACACGCCCATGCACGTGGTctcgtacacgtatatatatgagcacatacacgcacacgcacgcaaacatacacacgtacgcacacgtgtttctatttctttttctcggtctttcatctctttctttcctttctttctctctctctctctctctctctctctctctctctctctctctctctctctctctctctctcttctcctctcatctctctctctctctctccctccctccctcctccctctctccctccctccctccctccctctctctctctctctctctctctctctctctctctctctctctctctctctctatctctctctctctctctctctctcatcccaacaTTCCATGCTTCCCGACATTCAACCGACATTCTTAGTTTTAACGGCTTTGGTAGATGCACTCCGCTACACTTTATAGGCCTACCTCATGTGTTCGAAAAGGGGCTAGGCATGTTAATGACATACTTGGAGTGTTTCATTGTTCTTGCTGCGAATTGCATActtagaaggagaagagaaaaagaataaaaaggccCAGATCTGAAGAGACAAGGAAAAAAcgacgattttttttccttttttcttttgtttaagaGGAAGACGGTAAATATGGCCCAGTttcggagaggaaaaaggggaaatggcCCAGTTtttgaagacgaagaggaaaatataACTTTCTAATTAGCAGTATTGTTTCTAAATTTTTGCTTTCCCACTGTaaatcgcacacacaaacacacactctaaacaaacacaaaataattcCGTCGATGGCGCACTCAAAGCATGCAATTAGCCAAACACCTCGTTTTGAGTGCAGAgtagaagaagagtaaaaaaaaaatctttcccaacaaatttaatgaaagaaaaaaaaaatctttcacaaCAGAtttaataaaagatgaataaaaaagaaaaaatctttcacTACAAATCAATTCAATCACCAAAATGGCACACACTCAAAGCACGCAACTAGCCAAGCACTTCCTTTTGagtagaaaaagacgaaaaaaaaaaaaaaaatccttcgctGGGGTTGTTATCGGCTAACGATGTAGTTGCGAtaaccgagaaggagacccattaGCCCTTCGCTTCACGTTACTCTGGCTCGATNNNNNNNNNNNNNNNNNNNNNNNNNNNNNNNNNNNNNNNNNNNNNNNNNNNNNNNNNNNNNNNNNNNNNNNNNNNNNNNNNNNNNNNNNNNNNNNNNNNNNNNNNNNNNNNNNNNNNNNNNNNNNNNNNNNNNNNNNNNNNNNNNNNNNNNNNNNNNNNNNNNNNNNNNNNNNNNNNNNNNNNNNNNNNNNNNNNNNNNNNNNNNNNNNNNNNNNNNNNNNNNNNNNNNNNNNNNNNNNNNNNNNNNNNNNNNNNNNNNNNNNNNNNNNNNNNNNNNNNNNNNNNNNNNNNNNNNNNNNNNNNNNNNNNNNNNNNNNNNNNNNNNNNNNNNNNNNNNNNNNNNNNNNNNNNNNNNNNNNNNNNNNNNNNNNNNNNNNNNNNNNNNNNNNNNNNNNNNNNNNNNNNNNNNNNNNNNNNNNNNNNNNNNNNNNNNNNNNNNNNNNNNNNNNNNNNNNNNNNNNNNNNNNNNNNNNNNNNNNNNNNNNNNNNNNNNNNNNNNNTCAAACCTCCAGTTGCAAATTTTTGGCGCCGTTTCTCGTTGCAAAAAGGTCGCTGCAAGATtggcgttttgtgtgtgtatgtgtatttatagagatgtgtgtgtgtatatgtatacacacatataaatagatagatagatagatagatgtacacatatctttacatatgtgtgtttatatatatatatatatatatatatatatatatatatatatatatatatgtatatatatatatatatatatatattatatatatatatatatatatatatatatatatatatgtatacatacatatatatatatatatatatatatatatatatatatatatatatatattatatatatatatatatatatatatatatatatatatatatatatatataatatatatatatatatacacacacatataaatagatagatagatagatatatgtacacatatatttacatatgtgtgtttatatatatatatatatatatatatatatatatatatatatatatatatatatatatatatatatatatatatatatatatatactgcctaCATATGTTCTTTAAACAATTCCTGTTTTTCCATAAGACAACTGACCCCTTCCGCCCCGCCTCAccgccctcctgcctctccccagACCTGCGGCAGCGCCTGGGCCGCGAGTGGCGCGTCCCGCCCTACCTGTCGGAGCGGCAGCGCAAGCGCCGCGCCTTCGCCGACCGCGACCTGGAGACCGTCCTTCTGCAGCGCGAGACCATCCTGGCGCAGTCGGCGCAGctcgccgcccaccccgcccacattcCCCCCGAGTGGGCCGCCCACGTGTCCCTCCTGCCGATGCACCTGCAGGAGGCGCTGCGGCTCCACCCGCAGCCCGCCCACGCGCTCCTGCAGCTGGTCGCGGAGGCGTGCGGCGGCGACCGCGACCGCGCGCTGCAGTACCTGTCGACGCCGCCGCCCGCCCTGGCGCCGCCCGTGCTGGCCCGCGCGGCGCCCGAGGACAGCGTCGCGGGCGTGAACGGCGGCGTGGTGGTGGCGCAGGAGCTGCCCTCCCGCTTCCTGCAGCTGTCGCTGGCCGCCGCCGCGTCGGCCGCGCCCGCGCTCTCGCtggccgccgcgccgcccgccgccgccccgctGCTCTCGtcgtccgcctcctccgccttcaCCGTGGTCGCCCGCGACGCCAACGGCCGCGACTCGCCGGCGTCGTCGtgctcgtcgccgccgccgcccacgcccagccCGCACGCCCACAGCGGCATGGACAGCCCGCAGCCCGAGCCGCCCATCACGCCCGAGATGTCCGTCTCCTCCGAGAAGTCTCGGTCCCCGCCCACGATGCCCTGCCTGTCCGGCTCGCCGCCCACGTCGCCGCCCGCGCTCACCTACCGGTCGAGCGCCCTCCTCCTGCCGCAGGACCTGGCCGACGGCGCCCCCCGCTCGCCGCCGTCCTTCCAGAGGGCGCTGTCGGCCTCCACGCCCTCCCTGGCCGCGCCGCCGCCCACGGCCCTGCCCACGATACCCAGGTTCCCGCCCGCcgaccgcccgcacgcccacaccacGTGCCCCACGCCCAGGAAGGCCGTCATCTCCTTCTCCGTGGAATCCATCATCGGGAAACAGAGCTAGAGTGTGACGTAGGCGGTGACGTGGGCGATGACGTAAGCGATGACGTCACGCGCCGGAAGAATGGCTGAAATTCGCGCCGAGAAGAAGCGTGTTGTTCGCGAGGCGCCGGACGCCGCTTCCGCGAGCGGCGGGACCTTCCTGTCGCCCTGTTCTCCTGTTCTCTGTTCTTCTGGCGAGAGGAAACCGCGATAACACACGCACGCCGCGGACAAGTGCAATGTGCTCCAGTGTTTTCCTGTGATTAATCCCACTTCAGTAATTGCCTTCCTTACCcttgccctacccccccccctgttcctcttccctcttttcctcgcccttgccctctctctctctctctctctctctctccctccccctcttccttgccctcatccccttcttgcttcaatttccctgtcccttttctcttcccctttctctttcctttctcctcctcttctcttcctctcatccttactcctttccccttacccacactcttccccctttctccttcttcgtcctctcccctcatcctcaccgcttgccctttcccctcgccttccctttctctttcctcatcactctttaaccttcctcctttccccttttccttccccctctcccttcctccttccctcctccccctccccctttcccttccccccttcccctttcccctttcctccctcccccccccacacacacacacaacggaaaCAGCATCTCCGTTTTCCCTGTTGCCTTCAGCCCCGCTGTTCAACGGGCCAACAGCTGTGTGATTTACCAATTAGACGGCCTCACACTCGCCCATTGAGGCAGCGATCGCCGAAGGCTCCTCTTCTAATGGACGTTTCCGCTGAGCGTCTTCTTCGGACGAGGCGCTTGGGTCCGGAAAGACTCGGTCTGCGGAGGAGATGGACGTCTTGTACTTTGTTCTGTACTCagtgtaagtttgtatatatatatatatatatatatatatatatatatatatatatatatatatatatatatatatatatatatatatatatatatatatatatatatatatatatgagtctagATCGCGTTTGTTAGtatttaaaatatatgtacatatatatatatatatatatatatatatatatatatatatatatatatatatatatatatatatatatatatatatatatatgtatatatatatttcaatatcacCAACGATCAAtacttcaagatttttttttttactctctctctcccgatctggCTGAGAAATACGAGATGTTTAAACAGTTGTAAAAACGGGACGAAGAGAATTTTTGTTTCCGTTCAGAGAAAgacaaccccgccccctccctcccccccctccccccacccacaccctcgaCTTTcgctgaggagagagaaaaaagaaaaagaaaaaaaggggaaggagtctaataatagaaaaaaaaagatcaaggaaaaaaaagtctaattaaaagaaaataaaagaaaaaaaaagtttaaaaatctTTCCGATGAAAGATAGACTTGAATTTGGAATTCGTTGGCGCTCCGACCAACGGCTGACCAGATTCGAGAACCTTCGCTACTTCTACGCCGTGCCAAAGAATTAGATTAagttcaaaaatgataataattaaaaaaaatgaaattagctAATAGCCTCTAAgactatgaaaaaaatatttatcgtaaatggatagttattgttatttgatattAAGTTAGGTTCATTAGATACGTGTGTCATTGTAtccctaaataaaaaaaaacataaaagtgaTTTATGAAACCCTTCTTGCAGCCTGGAGCTTTAAATAGAGGGTTAATTCAAGGGGGAATTGAACTGATGCGCTTTCTGCAGCATGTTGCCATGTTGCTATGTTCCCCCAGTGCCTTGTacgaaatagaatgataaaaaaagatagatttataaatcTGTTTTATCTCAAGTTTGATATCAATTCCTTGTGCTTGATGTCTCTACGTTTGTGTTTAatctgttttatttgtgtttaattTCTTCTCCTGTGTTTAATATCCATCatgtttaatttatatttatatttatattcct from Penaeus vannamei isolate JL-2024 chromosome 26, ASM4276789v1, whole genome shotgun sequence harbors:
- the LOC113829861 gene encoding proline-rich protein 36-like (The sequence of the model RefSeq protein was modified relative to this genomic sequence to represent the inferred CDS: added 256 bases not found in genome assembly), whose product is MAAQVALRRQQASESKDTPPTSAASTTGAVTASEPPPSAARHESQATAAARAKLKSAEALLAQKRLYQRHLRSLQQSALARDLMTNLRQRLGREWRVPPYLSERQRKRRAFADRDLETVLLQRETILAQSAQLAAHPAHIPPEWAAHVSLLPMHLQEALRLHPQPAHALLQLVAEACGGDRDRALQYLSTPPPALAPPVLARAAPEDSVAGVNGGVVVAQELPSRFLQLSLAAAASAAPALSLAAAPPAAAPLLSSSASSAFTVVARDANGRDSPASSCSSPPPPTPSPHAHSGMDSPQPEPPITPEMSVSSEKSRSPPTMPCLSGSPPTSPPALTYRSSALLLPQDLADGAPRSPPSFQRALSASTPSLAAPPPTALPTIPRFPPADRPHAHTTCPTPRKAVISFSVESIIGKQS